A stretch of the Conger conger chromosome 3, fConCon1.1, whole genome shotgun sequence genome encodes the following:
- the LOC133124670 gene encoding BTB/POZ domain-containing protein KCTD12-like: MALVDSACINNCKDSDSSFSEIIELNVGGQVYVTRHTTLTAVPDTLLWNMFSQKTPKDLARDSKGRYFLDRDGFLFRYILDYLRDLNLVLPDYFPEKCRLQREAEFFQLHDLSKHLSPKVCKEDSIGEDISQGDPEEAAFLSSAGGSITSMETLRLVPSVRSAHLRSPSLESRRSGYITIGYRGSYTIGRDIQTDAKFRRVARITVCGKTSLAKEVFGDTLNESRDPDRPPERYTSRYYLKFNFLEQAFDKLTDVGFHMVACSSTGTCAYASNDPSEDKVWTSYTEYVFCRE, encoded by the coding sequence ATGGCTTTGGTAGATAGTGCATGTATAAATAACTGCAAAGACTCCGATTCCAGTTTCTCTGAAATAATTGAGCTAAATGTTGGAGGGCAGGTTTACGTTACTCGTCACACGACTTTAACCGCAGTTCCAGACACGCTTCTTTGGAACATGTTTAGCCAGAAAACACCCAAGGATCTTGCTCGAGACAGCAAAGGGCGCTACTTTCTGGACAGAGATGGCTTTCTGTTCCGATACATTTTAGACTACCTGCGGGACCTTAACCTCGTTTTGCCCGATTACTTTCCGGAAAAATGCAGGCTGCAGAGAGAAGCGGAGTTCTTCCAGCTTCACGATCTATCCAAGCACCTTAGCCCGAAAGTGTGCAAGGAGGACTCTATCGGTGAGGACATTTCTCAGGGCGACCCGGAGGAGGCTGCGTTTCTGAGCTCGGCTGGGGGATCCATCACAAGCATGGAAACGTTACGCCTGGTACCATCGGTCAGAAGCGCACACCTTCGCTCGCCGTCCCTGGAGTCTCGAAGATCTGGCTACATCACCATTGGATACAGAGGCTCATATACAATTGGACGAGACATTCAGACCGACGCTAAATTCAGGAGGGTCGCCAGGATTACTGTGTGTGGGAAGACGTCCCTTGCAAAGGAAGTATTTGGAGATACCCTGAACGAGAGCAGGGACCCAGACAGACCCCCGGAGAGGTACACGTCCAGATATTACTTAAAGTTTAATTTCCTGGAGCAGGCATTCGATAAACTGACCGACGTCGGTTTCCACATGGTAGCTTGCAGCTCCACAGGTACTTGCGCATATGCCAGCAATGATCCCAGTGAGGATAAAGTCTGGACAAGCTATACTGAGTATGTTTTCTGTCGAGAGTAA
- the LOC133125283 gene encoding F-box/LRR-repeat protein 3-like isoform X2 yields the protein MKRGLKGDEEDRNTSMEGPAETGKMMRKLDTEPKDEVSNWGCLPQEILLHFLQYLPLLDRAYASQVCRSWNQAFHMPELWRCFEFELNQPASSYLKATHPDLIKQIIKRHSNHLQYVSFKVDSSTESAEAACDILSQLVNCSLKTLGLISTARPSFMELPKSLSSLKIDDTPVDDPSLKVLVANNSDTLKLLKMNSCPHVSPAGILCVADQCHGLRELALNYHLLSDELLLALSSEKHVHLEHLRLDVVSENPGQTHFHAIKKSSWDAMVRHSPKFNLVMYFFLYEDEFGPFFRYEVPVTHLYFGRSVSKEVLGRVGLNCPRLVELVVCANGLRPLDEELIRIAERCKQLSAIGLGECEVSCGAFVEFVKMCGGRLSQLSVMEQVLVPDHRYSLDDIHREVSKHLGWGWFPDMMPTW from the exons ATGAAGAGAGGACTGAAAGGTGATGAGGAAGACCGCAACACATCCATGGAGGGACCAGCGGAGACCGGCAAAATGATGCGGAAGCTGGACACAGAGCCTAAGGACGAGGTCTCCAATTGGGGATGCCTGCCCCAAGAGATCCTGCTGCACTTCTTGCAGTACCTGCCTTTGCTAGACCGCGCTTACGCCTCCCAGGTGTGCCGCAGCTGGAACCAGGCCTTCCACATGCCTGAGCTGTGGAGGTGCTTTGAGTTCGAGCTCAACCAACCGGCCAGCTCTTACCTGAAGGCCACCCACCCAGATCTCATCAAACAGATAATCAAAAGGCACTCAAACCACCTGCAGTATGTCAGCTTCAAG GTGGACAGCAGCACAGAGTCTGCGGAGGCAGCCTGTGACATCCTGTCACAGCTGGTGAACTGCTCGCTGAAAACTCTCGGACTCATCTCCACAGCCAGGCCCAGCTTCATGGAATTACCAAAG TCGCTGTCGTCTCTGAAGATCGACGACACCCCGGTGGATGACCCATCACTGAAGGTCCTGGTGGCCAACAATAGTGACACACTGAAGCTGCTGAAGATGAACAGCTGCCCTCATGTTTCGCCTGCCG GAATCCTGTGCGTGGCGGACCAGTGCCACGGCCTGCGCGAGCTGGCCCTCAACTACCACCTGCTGAGCGACGAGCTCCTGCTGGCCCTCTCCTCGGAGAAACACGTCCACCTGGAGCACCTCCGCCTGGACGTGGTGAGCGAGAACCCGGGCCAGACACACTTCCACGCCATCAAGAAGAGCAGCTGGGACGCCATGGTGCGCCACTCCCCCAAGTTCAACCTGGTCATGTACTTCTTCCTGTACGAGGACGAGTTCGGGCCCTTCTTCCGCTACGAGGTGCCCGTCACCCACCTCTACTTCGGCCGCTCTGTCAGCAAGGAGGTGCTGGGCCGGGTGGGGCTGAACTGCCCCCGCCTGGTGGAGCTGGTGGTGTGCGCCAACGGGCTGAGGCCCCTGGACGAGGAGCTGATCCGCATCGCCGAGCGCTGCAAGCAGCTGTCCGCCATCGGGCTGGGCGAGTGCGAGGTGTCGTGCGGGGCCTTCGTGGAGTTCGTCAAGATGTGCGGCGGGCGGCTGTCGCAGCTGTCTGTCATGGAGCAGGTCCTCGTGCCCGACCACAGGTACAGCCTGGACGACATCCACCGGGAAGTGTCCAAGCACTTGGGCTGGGGGTGGTTCCCCGACATGATGCCTACCTGGTGA
- the LOC133125283 gene encoding F-box/LRR-repeat protein 3-like isoform X1, translated as MKRGLKGDEEDRNTSMEGPAETGKMMRKLDTEPKDEVSNWGCLPQEILLHFLQYLPLLDRAYASQVCRSWNQAFHMPELWRCFEFELNQPASSYLKATHPDLIKQIIKRHSNHLQYVSFKVDSSTESAEAACDILSQLVNCSLKTLGLISTARPSFMELPKSHFISALTVVFVNSKSLSSLKIDDTPVDDPSLKVLVANNSDTLKLLKMNSCPHVSPAGILCVADQCHGLRELALNYHLLSDELLLALSSEKHVHLEHLRLDVVSENPGQTHFHAIKKSSWDAMVRHSPKFNLVMYFFLYEDEFGPFFRYEVPVTHLYFGRSVSKEVLGRVGLNCPRLVELVVCANGLRPLDEELIRIAERCKQLSAIGLGECEVSCGAFVEFVKMCGGRLSQLSVMEQVLVPDHRYSLDDIHREVSKHLGWGWFPDMMPTW; from the exons ATGAAGAGAGGACTGAAAGGTGATGAGGAAGACCGCAACACATCCATGGAGGGACCAGCGGAGACCGGCAAAATGATGCGGAAGCTGGACACAGAGCCTAAGGACGAGGTCTCCAATTGGGGATGCCTGCCCCAAGAGATCCTGCTGCACTTCTTGCAGTACCTGCCTTTGCTAGACCGCGCTTACGCCTCCCAGGTGTGCCGCAGCTGGAACCAGGCCTTCCACATGCCTGAGCTGTGGAGGTGCTTTGAGTTCGAGCTCAACCAACCGGCCAGCTCTTACCTGAAGGCCACCCACCCAGATCTCATCAAACAGATAATCAAAAGGCACTCAAACCACCTGCAGTATGTCAGCTTCAAG GTGGACAGCAGCACAGAGTCTGCGGAGGCAGCCTGTGACATCCTGTCACAGCTGGTGAACTGCTCGCTGAAAACTCTCGGACTCATCTCCACAGCCAGGCCCAGCTTCATGGAATTACCAAAG TCTCATTTCATTTCCGCCCTGACGGTGGTCTTCGTCAACTCCAAGTCGCTGTCGTCTCTGAAGATCGACGACACCCCGGTGGATGACCCATCACTGAAGGTCCTGGTGGCCAACAATAGTGACACACTGAAGCTGCTGAAGATGAACAGCTGCCCTCATGTTTCGCCTGCCG GAATCCTGTGCGTGGCGGACCAGTGCCACGGCCTGCGCGAGCTGGCCCTCAACTACCACCTGCTGAGCGACGAGCTCCTGCTGGCCCTCTCCTCGGAGAAACACGTCCACCTGGAGCACCTCCGCCTGGACGTGGTGAGCGAGAACCCGGGCCAGACACACTTCCACGCCATCAAGAAGAGCAGCTGGGACGCCATGGTGCGCCACTCCCCCAAGTTCAACCTGGTCATGTACTTCTTCCTGTACGAGGACGAGTTCGGGCCCTTCTTCCGCTACGAGGTGCCCGTCACCCACCTCTACTTCGGCCGCTCTGTCAGCAAGGAGGTGCTGGGCCGGGTGGGGCTGAACTGCCCCCGCCTGGTGGAGCTGGTGGTGTGCGCCAACGGGCTGAGGCCCCTGGACGAGGAGCTGATCCGCATCGCCGAGCGCTGCAAGCAGCTGTCCGCCATCGGGCTGGGCGAGTGCGAGGTGTCGTGCGGGGCCTTCGTGGAGTTCGTCAAGATGTGCGGCGGGCGGCTGTCGCAGCTGTCTGTCATGGAGCAGGTCCTCGTGCCCGACCACAGGTACAGCCTGGACGACATCCACCGGGAAGTGTCCAAGCACTTGGGCTGGGGGTGGTTCCCCGACATGATGCCTACCTGGTGA